In Terriglobia bacterium, a single window of DNA contains:
- a CDS encoding helix-turn-helix domain-containing protein: MSEFVSVKAAAEIYSVSVAFWRARIFRRQVPYYRIGRKILFKRKDIDALINNSRIEPQVRTQ, from the coding sequence ATGTCTGAATTCGTAAGCGTTAAAGCAGCGGCAGAAATTTACAGCGTGAGCGTGGCGTTTTGGCGAGCAAGGATTTTTCGACGCCAAGTGCCATACTATCGAATCGGTCGGAAAATCCTATTTAAGAGGAAGGATATTGACGCCCTGATTAACAATAGTCGCATTGAACCTCAGGTCAGAACTCAATAG